One Helianthus annuus cultivar XRQ/B chromosome 12, HanXRQr2.0-SUNRISE, whole genome shotgun sequence genomic region harbors:
- the LOC110892757 gene encoding uncharacterized protein LOC110892757 produces MWRLFPKPNRLKEKENETKKEFFADDDKSTDEEVEQEAVTSIIDLYGARYLRTPTWDDLQKICEVHSAEHGLLGMIGSLDCMHWHWDNCPTAWRGQHTRGDQKGPTVILQAVASQDLWVWSAYFGVVGLCNDINVFEQSPLLEDCISGRALKASFYANGNYYPHGYYLCDGIYPRYSIVVKTFSDPIDEKIAYFKKVQESSRKDIERCFWVLKQRWQYLRNPCRAWTKQKMRNAIYACIIMHNMILEDEGKYVPPEGEEETEDEEDEVGDGEESEDEN; encoded by the exons AAAGAGTTTTTTGCGGATGACGATAAATCCACCGATGAGGAGGTCGAAcaagaggcggttacga gtaTTATTGATTTGTATGGTGCGCGTTATCTTAGAACGCCCACATGGGACGACCTTCAAAAGATCTGCGAGGTACATTCGGCGGAGCATGGTTTGCTTGGTATGATCGGGAGCTTGGATTGCATGCATTGGCATTGGGATAACTGCCCGACCGCATGGCGAGGCCAACACACACGGGGTGACCAAAAAGGACCCACTGTTATTCTTCAGGCGGTTGCCTCacaggacctttgggtttggtcggcttactttggCGTGGTCGGGTTATGCAATGATATAAATGTCTTTGAACAATCTCCGTTGTTAGAGGATTGTATTTCTGGCAGAGCTCTAAAAGCGTCATTTTACGCAAATGGAAACTACTACCCTCATGGATATTATTTGTGCGACGGaatttatcctaggtattcgattGTCGTGAAGACGTTTAGTGATCCTATTGATGAAAAAATAGCATACTTTAAAAAGGTACAAGAGTCTTCAAGAAAagacattgagagatgctttTGGGTTCTTAAACAACGATGGCAatatttgagaaatccttgtcgtgcatggaCCAAGCAAAAAATGAGAAATGCTATttacgcttgtataatcatgcacaacatgattttggaagacgaaggaaag TATGTACCACCTGAGGGTGAAGAAGAAACGGAGGACGAGGAAGACGAAGTTGGCGATGGTGAAGAAAGCGAAGACGAAAACTAA
- the LOC118484871 gene encoding myosin-6-like has product MAAKKAMDQPLKSQGPEVTRPTSTGPVLTSKGSGRYSSSGASSGGAGGYNPNVIGAKDTVGDIYYKTYTEEERGDVLHQAPWSLKQKDTFIEFGASREWFLNSFPPGEVNRQRAKPHEMLYRTYILGEANARAANHQIVREWRTMVRERADWEAYRERMLKRIADFEKSKAAFDEERAKFEADKKAEEWGREGLQKKLHNAEEQLAKEKAEFKRICAQDNERTYALRQKIVGLEAKVADLTSAVEEAQGEKTAKQQMEVELTEAKVQLSNKDKDLHAKDVEIAELKRRLNEQIDRCESLEIDLEAEKVKAADAEEARAVSTAALNVAQTNYSEAQGIVDTLVSEAEWMRTRGVVLVANSILNANELDRAVAALTDAARAVGHRGGYLECADHVEQMLGQEFDTSHCSVTERADAALASAENSYDNLSLPIMELVVESLKKDDWCQRLKAILDPPVTVEVSDEEPAGDDGDDGNDDDGEDDGDDGDDGREE; this is encoded by the exons ATGGCGGCGAAAAAGGCTATGGATCAGCCTTTGAAGTCTCAAGGTCCTGAGGTCACCAGGCCAACCAGCACCGGCCCTGTTCTTACTTCGAAAGGGTCCGGTCGCTACTCTTCTAGTGGCGCGAGCTCTGGTGGAGCCGGGGGTTATAACCCTAACGTGATAGGGGCGAAAGATACCGTTGGGGATATCTACTACAAGACATATACCGAAGAAGAGCGCGGTGATGTCCTCCATCAAGCCCCCTGGAGCTTAAAACAGAAGGATACATTTATTGAGTTTGGCGCTTCACGCGAATGGTTTTTGAATTCCTTCCCCCCTGGTGAGGTCAACCGGCAAAGGGCAAAACCCCATGAGATGTTATATCGTACTTATATTCTTGGGGAGGCCAATGCCCGCGCTGCCAACCACCAGATTGTTCGCGAATGGCGAACGATGGTTCGGGAGCGCGCTGACTGGGAGGCTTATCGCGAGCGTATGCTGAAGCGAATTGCGGACTTTGAGAAGTCGAAAGCTGCGTTTGACGAAGAAAGGGCCAAGTTTGAGGCCGACAAGAAGGCGGAGGAGTGGGGCCGCGAGGGGCTGCAGAAAAAACTCCACAATGCTGAggagcaactggccaaggagaaggccgagttcaaGCGAATATGCGCCCAAGACAACGAGCGTACTTATGCTCTACGACAGAAGATCGTTGGTCTTGAGGCTAAAGTTGCGGACTTGACCTCAGCGGTGGAGGAAGCGCAGGGTGAAAAAactgccaagcagcagatggag GTTGAGCTGACTGAAGCCAAGGTGCAATTGTCTAACAAGGACAAGGATCTCCATGCCAAGGACGTTGAGATAGCGGAACTCAAACGTCGCTTGAATGAGCAAATCGACAGATGCGAGTCCTTGGAGATTGACCTTGAGGCTGAGAAGGTCAAGGCTGCTGATgctgaggaggcgcgtgctgtGAGCACTGCCGCGCTGAACGTGGCCCAAACCAACTACTCTGAGGCTCAAGGTATCGTCGATACACTTGTCTCAGAAGCGGAGtggatgcgcactcgtggagtagTGTTG gttgccaactccatctTGAATGCGAACGAGTTAGATCGCGCCGTGGCGGCTTTGACAGATGCGGCGCGTGCGGTGGGTCACCGAGGAGGCTATCTGGAGTGTGCTGATCATGTTGAGCAAATGCTTGGGCAAGAATTTGACACAAGCCATTGCTCAGTAACAGAACGTGCCGATGCTGCGCTTGCAAGTGCTGAAAATTCCTATGACAACCTCTCCTTGCCTATCATGGAGTTGGTTGTCGAATCGTTGaagaaagacgactggtgccAGCGTCTTAAGGCAATCCTCGATCCACCAGTTACCGTCGAGGTGTCTGACGAAGAGCCCGCCGGTGACGACGGTGATGATggcaatgatgatgatggtgaagacgacggagatgatggtgatgatggtcgCGAagaatag